From Ipomoea triloba cultivar NCNSP0323 chromosome 5, ASM357664v1, the proteins below share one genomic window:
- the LOC116019656 gene encoding protein CTR9 homolog, with amino-acid sequence MACVYIPVQNSEEEVLVALDQLPRDASDILDILKAEQAPLDLWLIIAREYFKQGKIEQFRQILEEGSSPDIDEYYADVRYDRIAILNALGAYYSYLGKIETKHREKEDHFIMATQYYNKASRIDMHEPSTWVGKGQLLLAKGDLEQAFAAFKIVLDGDRDNVPALLGQACVQFSRGRYSDSLELYKRALQVYPQCPAAVRLGIGLCRYKLGQLVKAKQAFQRVLELDPENVEALVALAILDLQTNEAGSIRGGMEKMQKAFEIYPYCAMSLNYLANHFFFTGQHFLVEQLTETALAVTNHGPTKSHSYYNLARSYHSKGDYEKAGMYYMASVKEINKPHEFVLPYYGLGQVQLKLGDLRSSLSNFEKVLEVYPENCETLKSLAHIYVQLGQPEKALEYLRKATKVDPRDPQAFLDLGELLISTDAGAALDAFKTARNLLKRANEEVPVELLNDIGVLHFERGEFELAGQTFRDALGDGIWSKFLDAKLQSDANGKAPNYEGLQHSNGEAPCELFKTVQYPMDASASIRQYKDFQLFQRLEEQGIAVELPWNKVSPLFNQARLLEQLYDTETACIFYRLILFKYPDYVDAYLRLAAIAKARNNVQLSIELIGDALKVDDKCPNALLMLGDLEIKNDDWVKAKETFRAAKEGIDGNESYATLCLGNWNYFAAIRNEKRNPKLEATHLEKAKELYTKVLFQHNSNLYAANGAGVILAEKGQFDISKDLFTQVQEAASGNVFVQMPDVWINLAHVHFAQGNFALAVKMYQNCLRKFYHNTDSQVLLYLARTHYEAEQWQDCKKTLLRAIHLSPSNYTLRFDAGVALQKFSASTLQKTKRTVDEVRSTVAELKNAVRLFSMLSTASNLHMHGFDEKKIETHVEYCKHLLEAAKVHCEAAEREDQQIKQRLELARQVILAEENQRKAEEQKKYQMERRKQEDELKQVMQQEEHLLRKKEQWKSSTSASKRKDRPHAEDEEGGNGDRRRRKGGKRRKRDKKSHYDSEEADMDNQEEMDEDGNMNYRDHDHDDQAENNPQDLLAAAGLEDSDAEDDGPEPPSNANRRRHAWSSDEEDEPLQRQGSDRGGDGEKPNDADE; translated from the exons ATGGCCTGTGTATATATTCCGGTGCAGAATTCGGAGGAGGAGGTCCTAGTCGCTCTGGACCAGCTCCCAAGAGACGCTTCTGATATACTCGACATTCTTAAAGCCGAGCAAGCTCCTCTTGATCTCTGGCTAATTATCGCT AGGGAGTATTTCAAACAAGGCAAAATTGAACAGTTTCGGCAAATATTGGAGGAGGGATCTAGTCCGG ACATTGATGAATATTATGCGGATGTGAGGTATGATAGAATTGCTATTCTAAATGCGTTGGGGGCATATTATAGCTATCTTGGGAAGATCGAGACAAAACATAGAGAAAAGGAGGATCACTTTATAATGGCAACTCAGTACTATAATAAGGCATCAAGGATTGACATGCACGAGCCTTCTACCTGGGTTGGGAAAG GTCAGCTTTTACTGGCCAAAGGAGATCTAGAGCAGGCATTTGCTGCCTTCAAGATTGTACTGGATGGAGATCGAGATAATGTTCCTGCTCTTCTTGGTCAG GCATGTGTTCAGTTTAGTCGGGGACGATATTCTGATTCATTGGAGTTATATAAG AGGGCATTGCAAGTGTACCCCCAATGTCCTGCTGCTGTAAGACTTGGAATTGGTCTTTGCCGATATAAATTGGGTCAACTTGTGAAGGCAAAGCAAGCATTTCAGCGTGTCTTGGAG TTAGATCCAGAAAATGTGGAAGCTCTTGTTGCACTTGCTATTCTGGATTTGCAAACTAATGAAG CTGGTAGCATTAGGGGAGGAATGGAAAAGATGCAAAAAGCTTTCGAGATATATCCTTATTGCGCAATGTCACTAAACTACTTAGCCAATCATTTTTTCTTTACTGGTCAACATTTTCTGGTTGAGCAACTTACTGAAACTGCACTTGCTGTTACTAATCATGGGCCGACTAAGTCACATTCTTACTACAATTTGGCGCGCTCATATCATAGCAAG GGAGACTATGAAAAAGCTGGAATGTACTATATGGCATCTGTAAAAGAAATCAATAAGCCACACGAATTTGTATTGCCCTATTACG GGCTGGGACAAGTTCAACTGAAATTGGGAGATCTTAGGAGTTCACTGTCAAATTTTGAAAAGGTCTTGGAGGTTTATCCTGAGAATTGTGAGACACTAAAA TCTCTTGCTCACATTTATGTGCAACTTGGGCAACCAGAGAAGGCTTTGGAGTATTTGAGGAAAGCCACCAAAGTTGATCCTCGTGACCCTCAG GCATTTCTGGATCTTGGTGAACTTTTAATTTCAACGGATGCCGGTGCTGCTTTAGATGCCTTTAAAACA GCACGTAATTTATTGAAAAGGGCAAATGAGGAAGTACCTGTTGAGCTGCTTAATGACATTGGAGTCCTTCATTTTGAAAGGGGAGAATTTGAG CTTGCTGGACAAACTTTCAGGGATGCTTTAGGTGATGGCATATGGTCTAAGTTCCTTGATGCAAAACTGCAATCTGATGCTAATGGGAAAGCTCCAAATTATGAAGGACTTCAACATTCCAATGGCGAAGCACCATGTGAACTTTTCAAAACTGTGCAATATCCAATGGATGCCAGTGCATCCATCCGTCAATACAAAGACTTCCAATTGTTTCAGAGACTTGAGGAACAGGGCATTGCTGTAGAACTTCCTTGGAATAAAGTTTCCCCACTGTTTAACCAGGCAAGATTGCTGGAACAGTTATATGACACAGAAACTGCCTGCATCTTTTACCGCCTGATCTTGTTTAAG TATCCAGACTATGTAGATGCTTATTTGAGACTCGCTGCAATAGCCAAAGCGCGGAATAATGTTCAGCTGAGCATTGAGCTG ATTGGTGATGCTCTCAAAGTGGATGATAAGTGCCCAAATGCATTATTAATGCTTGGGGACCTGGAAATTAAGAATGATGATTGGGTCAAGGCAAAAGAAACATTCCGAGCAGCCAAGGAAGGGATTGATGGAAATGAATCTTATGCTACTCTTTGTCTG GGAAATTGGAACTACTTCGCTGCAATTCGCAATGAGAAAAGAAATCCTAAATTGGAAGCTACACATCTGGAGAAGGCTAAGGAGCTCTATACAAAA GTTCTCTTTCAGCATAACTCTAATCTATATGCAGCAAATGGTGCTGGTGTTATTTTGGCAGAAAAAGGTCAATTTGATATTTCAAAGGATCTTTTCACCCAG GTTCAAGAAGCTGCAAGCGGAAATGTTTTTGTCCAAATGCCAGATGTATGGATTAATCTTGCACATGTTCACTTTGCCCAAGGAAATTTTGCACTTGCAGTGAAAATG TATCAAAATTGCTTGCggaaattctatcataataccGACAGCCAGGTGCTTCTCTATTTAGCCAGAACACATTATGAAGCTGAGCAGTGGCAGGACTGCAAAAAGACTCTGTTAAGAGCCATCCACTTGTCACCGTCAAATTACACATTAAGATTCGATGCGGGTGTAGCATTGCAAAAGTTTTCTGCCTCAACCTTACAGAAGACAAAGAGGACTGTTGATGAG GTGAGGTCAACCGTTGCAGAGCTTAAGAATGCAGTTCGTTTATTCAGCATGTTATCTACTGCTTCAAATCTTCACATGCATGGGTTTGATGAGAAAAAGATTGAAACTCATGTTGAATACTGCAAGCACTTACTCGAGGCAGCCAAAGTCCATTGTGAGGCAGCTGAGCGTGAAGACCAACAAATTAAGCAGAGACTGGAGCTTGCTCGTCAGGTTATATTGGCTGAGGAAAATCAAAGAAAAGCTGAGGAACAGAAAAAATATCAA ATGGAGAGACGGAAACAGGAGGATGAACTTAAGCAAGTGATGCAACAAGAAGAACACCTATTGCGCAAAAAG GAACAATGGAAAAGTAGCACTTCTGCCTCTAAGCGAAAGGATAGACCCCATGCTGAGGATGAAGAGGGGGGCAATGGTGATCGGAGGAGGAGAAAAGGTGGGAAACGCAGAAAGAGGGACAAAAAATCACACTATGATTCTGAGGAAGCAGATATGGATAATCAAGAAGAAATGGATGAAGATGGCAATATGAATTACAGGGATCATGATCACGATGATCAAGCAGAGAACAATCCACAGGATCTTCTTGCAGCAGCTGGGCTTGAAGATTCTGATGCCGAGGATGATGGG CCTGAACCTCCATCAAATGCAAATCGACGGAGGCATGCATGGTCTTCAGATGAGGAAGATGAACCATTGCAGAGGCAGGGTAGTGACAGAGGAGGTGATGGTGAAAAGCCAAATGATGCTGATGAGTAA